One genomic window of Polyangium aurulentum includes the following:
- a CDS encoding PAS domain S-box protein yields MEEASTEEQLAAAEARIAELERQVEEQRKDAEALRLMKALVDNSIDGISLTSMDGVVVYANQTFRDLSGFGERVIGKHVSAFYAPEDLEGVMNTVIPQLLSEGRWRGMVRVQRPDGSSWLAQGSAFTIYDEAGQPKGMAGFWRDVTAQMAAKEQAIEQAKLIEAQRAELLALSTPLIPIADEVIAMPLIGQIDAQRAQQILETLLGGVVNNGARVAILDITGVRTVDTEATNAIVDASKAVRLLGAEVVLTGIGPEVARALVELGSDLGGIVTRGTFQSGIAYALGRVGRGRLIR; encoded by the coding sequence ATGGAGGAAGCGTCGACCGAGGAGCAGCTCGCAGCCGCGGAGGCGCGCATCGCCGAGCTCGAGCGGCAAGTCGAGGAGCAGCGCAAGGACGCCGAGGCGCTGCGCCTCATGAAGGCGCTCGTCGACAACTCGATCGACGGCATTTCCCTGACCTCGATGGATGGCGTCGTCGTCTACGCGAATCAGACGTTCCGCGATCTGAGCGGGTTCGGCGAACGCGTGATCGGCAAGCATGTCTCCGCGTTTTACGCGCCGGAAGATCTCGAGGGCGTGATGAACACCGTCATACCCCAGCTCCTGTCCGAGGGGCGCTGGAGGGGGATGGTGCGCGTCCAGCGCCCGGACGGCTCGAGCTGGCTGGCCCAGGGCAGCGCGTTCACGATCTACGACGAGGCGGGCCAGCCGAAAGGAATGGCGGGCTTCTGGCGGGACGTGACCGCGCAGATGGCGGCCAAGGAGCAGGCGATCGAGCAAGCGAAGCTCATCGAGGCGCAGCGCGCCGAGCTGCTGGCGCTGAGCACGCCGCTGATTCCGATCGCGGACGAGGTGATCGCAATGCCCCTGATCGGCCAGATCGACGCGCAGCGAGCGCAGCAGATCCTGGAGACGCTGCTCGGGGGCGTGGTGAACAACGGGGCGCGCGTGGCGATCCTCGATATCACGGGCGTGAGGACGGTGGACACGGAGGCGACGAACGCGATCGTGGACGCGAGCAAGGCAGTGAGGCTGCTCGGGGCCGAGGTGGTGCTGACGGGCATCGGCCCCGAGGTGGCGCGCGCGCTGGTGGAGCTCGGCAGCGACCTCGGCGGGATCGTGACGCGAGGGACGTTTCAGAGCGGGATCGCGTACGCGCTCGGGCGTGTGGGGCGAGGGCGGCTGATTCGCTAG
- a CDS encoding STAS domain-containing protein — MKHANIEEALAAARARIAELEQKAEEQRKHLEGADFMTALVERALDGISVAATDGTLVYANPAFCEISGCSEPIGKPLSTFYAPEDYQALMDTILPALLAEGRWTGILRGLRPDGTRWVAQCSTFTLLDDAGKLSGTVAFSRDVTAQMAAKEQTIAQAKLIEAQRAELLALSTPLIPIADEVIAMPLIGQIDAQRAGQILEALLGGVVDNGARVAILDITGVRTVDTEATNAIVDASKAVRLLGAEVVLTGIGPEVARALVELGSDLGGIVTRGTFGSGIAYALGRVGRGRQIR; from the coding sequence ATGAAGCACGCGAACATCGAAGAGGCGCTCGCCGCAGCGAGGGCGCGCATCGCCGAGCTCGAGCAGAAGGCCGAGGAGCAGCGCAAGCACCTGGAGGGGGCGGACTTCATGACGGCGCTCGTCGAGCGCGCGCTCGACGGGATCTCCGTGGCGGCGACGGATGGCACGCTCGTCTACGCGAACCCCGCGTTCTGCGAGATCAGCGGTTGCAGCGAGCCGATCGGCAAGCCGCTCTCCACGTTCTATGCGCCGGAGGACTACCAGGCCCTCATGGACACCATCCTGCCCGCGCTGCTCGCCGAGGGGCGCTGGACGGGCATCCTGCGCGGCCTGCGTCCGGACGGCACGAGGTGGGTCGCCCAGTGCAGCACGTTCACGCTCCTCGACGACGCTGGCAAGCTGAGCGGGACGGTGGCCTTCTCGCGGGACGTGACCGCGCAGATGGCGGCCAAGGAGCAGACGATCGCGCAAGCAAAGCTCATCGAGGCGCAGCGCGCCGAGCTGCTGGCGCTGAGCACGCCGCTGATTCCGATCGCGGACGAGGTGATCGCAATGCCCCTGATCGGCCAGATCGACGCGCAGCGGGCGGGGCAGATCCTGGAGGCGCTGCTCGGGGGCGTGGTGGACAACGGAGCGCGCGTGGCGATCCTCGATATCACGGGCGTGAGGACGGTGGACACGGAGGCGACGAACGCGATCGTGGACGCGAGCAAGGCGGTGAGGCTGCTCGGGGCCGAGGTGGTGTTGACGGGCATCGGCCCCGAGGTGGCGCGCGCGCTGGTGGAGCTCGGCAGTGATCTCGGCGGGATCGTGACGCGAGGGACGTTCGGGAGCGGGATCGCGTACGCGCTCGGGCGTGTGGGGCGAGGGCGGCAGATTCGCTAG
- a CDS encoding alkaline phosphatase family protein, which translates to MKQVSRRQVLQGLGACAGATLVGCASEGGEELGIAASAIGETPGALLAHVKNIVVLCMENRSFDHYLGALKLEEQRSVNGLIGTESNPAPDGSEVEVFNLQTFTPIDPPHEWDSSRLQWNNGKNDGFVIAHAMEHGGEKQEEAMGYYVRDQLPTTYALADAFAVCDAYHASVMGPTWPNRFYLHGGTSHGVKNSTPLPGFKNIFDVLTLHGITNLNYFCDVPFATAAYQKVLGIAPIEAFFAQAAAGLLPRFSMIDPQYLGPTANDDHPAHDVRLGQALIASVYAALAKSPQWKNTLFIITYDEHGGFYDHVSPGKTVDERPEFEQLGFRIPALCIGPTVKQGTVSTLFEHVSVLKTLAVRHGLEPMNERVAAANDFSSVIDPALIKNPRPAPKLAPLEISMSKINERIAKHPLALDDSHLDFVLACETGLVPKALDRRADGMGVFASVLAWGEKLGALKIIP; encoded by the coding sequence ATGAAGCAAGTATCCCGCCGCCAGGTCCTCCAGGGTTTGGGTGCCTGCGCAGGCGCGACGCTCGTCGGCTGCGCGTCGGAGGGCGGCGAGGAGCTCGGTATTGCCGCGAGCGCGATCGGGGAGACGCCCGGGGCGCTGCTCGCGCACGTCAAGAACATCGTCGTCCTGTGCATGGAAAACCGCTCCTTCGACCATTACCTCGGCGCGTTGAAGCTCGAGGAGCAGAGGAGCGTGAACGGCCTGATCGGCACCGAGTCCAATCCCGCGCCGGACGGCTCCGAGGTGGAGGTCTTCAACCTGCAAACCTTCACCCCCATCGATCCGCCGCACGAGTGGGACTCCTCCCGCCTGCAATGGAACAACGGCAAGAACGACGGCTTCGTCATCGCGCACGCGATGGAGCACGGGGGGGAGAAGCAGGAGGAGGCCATGGGCTATTACGTCCGGGATCAGCTCCCGACGACGTACGCCCTGGCCGACGCGTTCGCCGTCTGCGACGCCTACCACGCCTCCGTCATGGGCCCCACCTGGCCCAATCGCTTCTATCTGCACGGCGGCACGTCGCACGGCGTGAAGAACAGCACGCCGCTCCCGGGCTTCAAGAACATCTTCGACGTGCTCACCCTGCACGGGATCACGAACCTGAACTACTTCTGCGACGTCCCGTTCGCGACGGCCGCCTACCAGAAAGTGCTCGGCATCGCGCCCATCGAGGCATTCTTCGCCCAGGCCGCCGCGGGCCTGTTGCCGCGCTTTTCGATGATCGATCCGCAGTACCTCGGGCCGACGGCGAACGACGATCACCCCGCGCACGACGTCAGGCTGGGGCAGGCGCTCATCGCCTCGGTCTACGCCGCGCTCGCGAAGAGCCCGCAGTGGAAGAACACGCTCTTCATCATCACCTACGACGAGCACGGCGGGTTCTACGACCACGTATCGCCAGGGAAGACCGTCGACGAGCGCCCGGAGTTCGAGCAGCTCGGCTTCCGCATCCCCGCGCTCTGCATCGGGCCCACCGTCAAGCAGGGCACGGTGAGCACGCTCTTCGAGCACGTCTCGGTGCTGAAGACGCTCGCGGTCCGTCACGGCCTCGAGCCGATGAACGAGCGCGTCGCGGCCGCGAACGATTTCTCGAGCGTCATCGACCCCGCGCTCATCAAGAACCCGCGCCCGGCGCCCAAGCTCGCGCCGCTCGAGATCTCCATGTCGAAAATCAACGAGCGCATCGCCAAGCACCCGCTCGCGCTCGACGATTCGCACCTCGATTTCGTGCTCGCGTGCGAGACGGGCCTCGTCCCGAAGGCCCTCGACCGACGCGCCGACGGCATGGGCGTCTTCGCCAGCGTCCTCGCGTGGGGCGAGAAGCTCGGCGCATTGAAGATCATCCCCTAG
- a CDS encoding serine/threonine-protein kinase, translating into MRICPACSREYPDERTHCPEDGIKLVVLDRQAALNAGSLVGQLVDSRYRVERVLGHGGMGTVYACRHVVVGKQLAMKVLRPPRSGQTEEMLARFIREAQTANALKSRHIVETTDFGQLPDGPFYVVMELLEGQDLGRAMRDGRLDFNAIVHVFVQIADTLESVHAHGIVHRDMKPDNVFLVNENGDPLFVKLLDFGIAKVMHGGSSELTEEGVILGTPHYMAPEQARSEGVDHRADIYALGVMMYRAFTGRLPFTAESTIGVITRQVADAPEPPSRHAAMDPRLEALILRCMEKRSEARPQRMAEVAQELRTIARGASGVAWPVPQRVSATPFMTGQQPPGALTGAGSTSPSMRAAMVPESLTNRGVVTSSTGKHVVPVPRRSAARVVVPVVAVLVGGLAAALAFSLVRKGPADPASSPPPVAAAAGGTTAPPPVQPATMTAPAPMPAPTPPEPVASAAATPAPTTTAPKAVTTGRASQTTSRPAATQKTPARKSELRNPFE; encoded by the coding sequence GTGAGGATCTGCCCTGCGTGCTCGCGCGAGTACCCCGACGAGCGCACGCACTGCCCCGAGGACGGCATCAAGCTGGTCGTCCTCGACAGGCAGGCGGCGCTCAACGCGGGATCGCTCGTGGGGCAGCTCGTCGACAGCCGCTATCGCGTCGAGCGCGTGCTCGGCCACGGCGGCATGGGCACGGTCTACGCCTGCCGCCACGTGGTCGTGGGCAAGCAGCTCGCGATGAAGGTCCTGCGCCCGCCGCGGAGCGGCCAGACCGAGGAGATGCTCGCGCGCTTCATCCGCGAAGCGCAGACCGCGAACGCGTTGAAGAGCCGCCACATCGTCGAGACCACCGACTTCGGCCAGCTCCCCGACGGCCCGTTCTACGTGGTGATGGAGCTGCTCGAGGGCCAGGATCTCGGCCGCGCGATGCGCGACGGGCGCCTCGACTTCAACGCGATCGTGCACGTCTTCGTGCAGATCGCCGACACGCTCGAGAGCGTGCACGCGCACGGGATCGTTCACCGCGACATGAAGCCGGACAACGTCTTCCTCGTGAACGAGAACGGCGATCCGCTCTTCGTGAAGCTGCTCGATTTCGGCATCGCCAAGGTCATGCACGGCGGCTCGTCCGAGCTCACCGAGGAGGGCGTGATCCTCGGCACCCCGCACTACATGGCGCCCGAGCAGGCGCGCAGCGAGGGCGTCGATCATCGCGCGGACATCTACGCGCTCGGCGTGATGATGTACCGGGCCTTCACCGGGCGGCTGCCGTTCACGGCCGAGTCGACGATCGGCGTCATCACGCGCCAGGTCGCCGACGCGCCCGAGCCGCCGAGCCGGCACGCGGCGATGGATCCGCGCCTCGAGGCGCTCATCCTGCGCTGCATGGAGAAGCGCTCCGAGGCGCGCCCCCAGCGCATGGCCGAGGTCGCGCAGGAGCTGCGGACGATCGCGAGGGGCGCGTCGGGCGTCGCGTGGCCGGTGCCGCAGCGCGTCTCGGCCACGCCGTTCATGACCGGGCAGCAGCCGCCAGGGGCCTTGACGGGCGCAGGGAGCACCTCGCCGTCGATGCGCGCCGCGATGGTGCCCGAGAGCCTGACCAACCGCGGCGTGGTCACCTCGAGCACTGGCAAGCACGTGGTCCCGGTGCCGCGCCGGTCTGCGGCGCGGGTCGTGGTGCCGGTCGTCGCGGTCCTCGTCGGTGGCCTCGCCGCCGCGCTCGCGTTTTCGTTGGTACGCAAAGGACCTGCCGATCCCGCGTCGAGCCCGCCGCCTGTCGCTGCTGCCGCGGGCGGGACGACCGCGCCTCCGCCCGTGCAGCCTGCGACGATGACGGCGCCCGCGCCGATGCCCGCGCCGACGCCTCCCGAGCCCGTCGCGTCCGCTGCCGCGACCCCCGCGCCCACGACGACCGCGCCCAAGGCGGTAACCACCGGGCGCGCCTCCCAGACCACCTCGCGCCCCGCGGCAACCCAGAAGACGCCGGCCCGCAAGTCGGAGCTCCGGAACCCGTTCGAATGA
- a CDS encoding tetratricopeptide repeat protein, which translates to MMLRASIFTLALGLSLLVGAPTAQAQTKKPAASTSAAAGKKPSSKQLAEAKRLFEKGAELYGKGSYEQAIEAWEMSYELSKKELILESIANAYERLGQAENAREYLARWREAAPPEEHADLDARLKNLDDRIAREKASKEKVEADKRDGGGGNAGGGAATEGGGIFVPGLVLAGLGAGVAVTGGVLDIVAATRRPDEAAVCGPVGDKQLCRASARSDIETSNKLAIAGDVLLFGGAAVAAVGVVLVVTQSGGKKSDAEPKAAVVPLFLPGGGGASVVGRF; encoded by the coding sequence ATGATGCTTCGCGCTTCGATCTTCACCCTGGCCCTGGGTTTGTCGCTCCTCGTCGGCGCCCCGACCGCGCAAGCCCAGACGAAAAAGCCTGCGGCCTCGACGAGCGCTGCCGCGGGCAAGAAGCCGTCCTCCAAGCAGCTCGCCGAGGCCAAGCGCCTCTTCGAGAAGGGCGCGGAGCTGTACGGCAAGGGCTCGTACGAGCAGGCGATCGAGGCGTGGGAGATGTCCTACGAGCTGTCGAAGAAAGAGCTCATCCTCGAGAGCATCGCGAACGCGTACGAGCGGCTCGGGCAGGCGGAGAACGCCCGCGAATACCTCGCGCGCTGGCGCGAGGCGGCGCCGCCCGAGGAGCACGCCGACCTCGATGCGCGCCTGAAGAACCTCGACGATCGCATCGCCCGCGAGAAGGCCAGCAAGGAAAAGGTCGAGGCGGACAAACGCGACGGAGGGGGCGGCAATGCGGGCGGGGGAGCCGCGACCGAGGGCGGAGGGATCTTCGTCCCGGGGCTCGTCCTGGCGGGCCTCGGCGCGGGCGTGGCGGTGACGGGCGGCGTGCTCGACATCGTGGCCGCGACCCGTCGGCCGGACGAGGCGGCCGTGTGCGGGCCGGTCGGCGACAAGCAACTCTGCCGCGCCTCGGCGCGCAGCGACATCGAGACGTCGAACAAGCTCGCGATCGCGGGCGACGTGCTGCTCTTCGGCGGGGCTGCGGTGGCAGCGGTCGGCGTGGTGCTCGTGGTGACCCAGAGCGGCGGCAAGAAGAGCGACGCGGAGCCGAAGGCCGCCGTGGTCCCGCTGTTCTTGCCGGGCGGCGGCGGCGCTTCGGTGGTGGGGCGGTTCTAG
- a CDS encoding MEDS domain-containing protein, whose product MGTMMPRATVHSACGTSDCPSGPDLAEAGAMPCHVVQFYETDVFLVATVADYLAAGLSAGQPVVVIATEAHREAFAARLEGKGIDIVSALRRGQITWLDARETLSSFMVDGVPEPERFRSVISAVLERSLRAGGQATVRAYGEMVDVLYQDGHSHAALRLEELWNDLAGEHRFSLLCAYRMGNFNGECHGEGFRQVCRNHGQVIPTERYVLADEPDRLTEIAVLQQRARALEAEVQHRKDLEQKLRDALTEQERAHDELRRREQKLADAQRLESIGLLAGGIAHDFNNLLASVLGNADLLSARLPAGSQDRTLAQEIVLAAQRSADLTRQLLAYAGRGQFVLAPVDIGGLVREVASLLRTAIPAGGTLALDVPSTVPPVRGDRAQLTQVIMNLVTNAADAIESAGGTVTVGMAKVRLDEATVASLAAEAGLLDRALPAGDYVQVEVADTGGGMSPEVRARMFEPFFTTKPHGRGLGLAATRGIVNAHGGLLVVASAFGCGTTVRLWLPVDAAAQGVAVKRPAAPLPEVPARAHPRRTVLVADDEAAVRRTLARILAQQGFEVLEAGDGKEALSVVDARAGDLDLVLLDLTMPRLGGAKAREAVAMRYPKIPVVLMSGYTEQPTEVPSGACAQAAVFLEKPFERSTVMRAVAMALGERRSA is encoded by the coding sequence ATGGGGACGATGATGCCGCGCGCGACAGTTCATTCGGCCTGCGGCACGTCCGATTGCCCTTCGGGGCCGGATCTCGCCGAAGCCGGGGCGATGCCCTGTCACGTCGTCCAGTTTTACGAAACCGACGTTTTTCTGGTGGCCACCGTCGCCGATTACCTGGCCGCGGGCCTGTCTGCCGGTCAACCCGTGGTCGTCATCGCCACCGAGGCGCACCGCGAGGCTTTTGCCGCGCGGCTCGAGGGCAAGGGCATCGATATCGTATCGGCCCTCCGCCGCGGGCAGATCACCTGGCTCGACGCGCGCGAGACGCTGTCGTCGTTCATGGTGGACGGCGTGCCCGAGCCCGAGCGATTTCGATCCGTGATCTCCGCCGTGCTCGAGCGGAGCCTGCGGGCGGGCGGGCAGGCGACCGTGCGCGCTTATGGCGAGATGGTCGATGTGCTCTACCAGGACGGACATTCGCATGCCGCCCTGCGCCTCGAGGAGCTGTGGAACGACCTCGCCGGCGAGCATCGGTTCTCGCTGCTATGCGCCTACCGGATGGGCAACTTCAACGGAGAGTGCCACGGCGAGGGCTTCCGCCAGGTCTGTCGCAACCACGGCCAGGTGATCCCGACCGAGCGCTACGTCCTCGCCGACGAGCCGGACCGCCTCACCGAGATCGCGGTCTTGCAGCAGCGCGCGCGCGCCCTCGAGGCCGAGGTGCAGCACCGCAAGGACCTCGAGCAGAAGCTCCGTGACGCGCTCACCGAGCAGGAGCGGGCCCACGACGAATTGCGGAGGCGGGAGCAAAAGCTCGCGGACGCGCAGCGCCTCGAGAGCATCGGCCTGCTCGCGGGCGGCATCGCGCACGACTTCAACAACCTCCTGGCGAGCGTGCTCGGGAACGCCGATTTGTTGAGCGCGCGGCTCCCGGCGGGCTCGCAGGACAGGACGCTCGCGCAGGAGATCGTGCTGGCCGCGCAAAGGTCGGCCGATCTCACCCGGCAGCTCCTCGCGTACGCGGGGCGGGGTCAATTCGTGCTCGCGCCGGTCGATATCGGCGGGCTCGTGCGCGAGGTCGCCTCGCTCTTGCGCACGGCGATCCCCGCTGGCGGCACGCTCGCGCTCGACGTGCCTTCGACGGTCCCCCCCGTGCGGGGCGATCGGGCGCAGCTCACGCAGGTGATCATGAACCTCGTGACCAACGCCGCCGACGCCATCGAATCCGCGGGCGGGACGGTCACGGTGGGAATGGCGAAGGTGCGCCTCGACGAGGCGACCGTCGCCTCGCTGGCCGCGGAGGCGGGCTTGCTCGATCGCGCGCTGCCGGCCGGCGATTACGTGCAGGTGGAGGTCGCGGACACGGGCGGGGGGATGTCGCCCGAGGTCCGTGCCCGCATGTTCGAGCCATTCTTCACGACCAAGCCTCATGGGCGCGGGCTCGGCCTCGCCGCGACCCGCGGAATCGTCAACGCGCACGGCGGGCTGCTCGTCGTGGCGTCGGCGTTCGGGTGTGGGACCACGGTGCGTCTATGGCTGCCGGTGGACGCCGCCGCGCAGGGGGTCGCCGTGAAGCGCCCTGCGGCCCCCTTGCCCGAGGTGCCCGCGCGGGCGCACCCTCGGCGCACGGTCCTCGTGGCGGACGACGAGGCCGCCGTGCGTCGGACGCTGGCGCGGATCCTCGCGCAGCAGGGATTCGAGGTGCTCGAGGCGGGGGACGGCAAGGAGGCGCTCTCGGTCGTCGACGCGCGCGCGGGCGATCTCGATCTCGTGCTGCTCGACCTCACCATGCCGCGGCTCGGCGGCGCGAAGGCCCGCGAGGCGGTCGCCATGCGTTACCCGAAGATCCCTGTCGTCCTCATGAGCGGCTACACCGAGCAGCCCACCGAGGTGCCCTCCGGCGCGTGCGCGCAGGCCGCGGTATTCCTCGAAAAACCATTCGAGCGGAGCACGGTGATGCGGGCCGTCGCGATGGCGCTCGGCGAGCGCCGGTCGGCGTAG
- a CDS encoding mechanosensitive ion channel family protein: MFHLPATDTLFHNLAAFGVALFALFLVAQVVTSIFLGIAARLLRLSIFAKVPEESRNAFRRRIRRASLTLMALFGLAMLVGAVAASSMGIQLDAIARARLANVRREDLWAMALVGLKAFGIAVGAFVADLISRAIIDLFAKALEASRRLEKRREPLGEVLKRLRVALRTVWLCGAAVLIAETLGLSEGVRRVIVVAAYMLVAFYASRLAVAAAHLAIDVAFDTSAKLNRLESPLRYLGNLVHLAGLTKRATEYFIYVGAATWVADQLTPGTWASRAGHVGIRLIAIFYASRVVVEVFQVLVSEIFLGHSDDQTEAEVQQRRTLVPVAAGILRYGVYFAAMMMAIEEAGIDTTPLLAGAGIFGVVVGLGAQAFVGDIVGGFFILFEGLFLVGDLIEVAGVRGRVEEVGVRMTKVRDDAGVLHAIPNGEVRKVSSHSKGYVQAVLDVRVPYAEDNARVRKLLEEVAEAVIADERGAEGPPELKVQELTEASVVVRVAVRVAPGRSEDATDKLRLLALEKLRAAGIPAPPPAQRVIVTERSAG; this comes from the coding sequence ATGTTCCACCTGCCCGCGACGGATACTCTCTTCCACAACCTCGCTGCGTTCGGGGTGGCGCTCTTCGCGCTCTTCCTCGTCGCGCAGGTCGTCACGAGCATTTTCCTGGGCATCGCGGCGCGCCTTCTGCGCCTGTCGATCTTCGCCAAGGTGCCCGAGGAGTCGCGCAACGCGTTCCGGCGCCGGATACGGCGCGCCTCGCTCACGCTCATGGCCCTCTTCGGGCTCGCGATGCTCGTCGGCGCGGTGGCCGCGAGCTCGATGGGCATCCAGCTCGACGCGATCGCCCGCGCCCGCCTCGCGAACGTGCGCCGCGAGGATCTGTGGGCGATGGCCCTCGTCGGGCTGAAGGCGTTCGGGATCGCCGTCGGTGCGTTCGTCGCCGACTTGATCTCCCGCGCGATCATCGACCTCTTCGCCAAGGCGCTCGAGGCTTCGCGCCGGCTCGAGAAGCGTCGCGAGCCGCTCGGCGAGGTGCTCAAGCGGCTGCGCGTCGCGCTGCGCACGGTGTGGCTATGCGGCGCCGCGGTGCTGATCGCCGAGACCCTCGGCCTGTCCGAGGGCGTCCGCCGGGTCATCGTCGTCGCCGCCTACATGCTCGTCGCGTTCTATGCGAGCCGGCTCGCCGTGGCGGCCGCGCACCTCGCGATCGACGTCGCGTTCGACACCTCGGCCAAGCTGAACCGGCTCGAGAGCCCTCTTCGATACCTCGGCAACCTCGTCCACCTCGCGGGGCTCACCAAGCGCGCGACGGAATACTTCATTTACGTGGGCGCGGCGACGTGGGTGGCCGATCAGCTCACGCCGGGGACCTGGGCTTCGCGCGCGGGGCACGTGGGCATCCGGCTCATTGCGATCTTCTACGCGAGCCGCGTGGTGGTCGAGGTCTTCCAGGTCCTCGTGAGCGAGATCTTCCTCGGGCACAGCGACGACCAGACCGAGGCCGAGGTGCAGCAGCGCAGGACGCTCGTGCCGGTGGCGGCCGGCATTCTGCGCTACGGCGTCTATTTCGCGGCCATGATGATGGCGATCGAGGAGGCGGGGATCGACACGACGCCGCTGCTCGCCGGCGCCGGCATCTTCGGCGTGGTGGTCGGGCTCGGCGCGCAGGCGTTCGTCGGGGATATCGTCGGCGGGTTCTTCATCCTCTTCGAGGGCCTCTTTCTGGTCGGCGATCTCATCGAGGTCGCCGGCGTGCGGGGGCGGGTGGAGGAGGTCGGCGTGCGCATGACCAAGGTGCGCGACGACGCGGGCGTGCTCCACGCCATTCCGAACGGCGAGGTCCGCAAGGTGTCGAGCCATTCCAAGGGCTACGTGCAGGCGGTCCTCGACGTTCGCGTTCCGTACGCCGAGGACAACGCGCGGGTGCGCAAGCTGCTCGAAGAGGTGGCCGAGGCGGTGATCGCCGACGAGCGTGGGGCCGAGGGGCCGCCGGAACTGAAGGTGCAGGAGCTGACGGAGGCGTCGGTCGTCGTGCGCGTCGCCGTGCGCGTCGCGCCGGGCAGGAGCGAGGACGCGACGGACAAGCTGAGGCTCCTGGCGCTCGAGAAGCTGCGCGCGGCGGGCATCCCCGCCCCGCCCCCAGCGCAGCGCGTGATCGTGACCGAGCGGAGCGCGGGCTGA
- a CDS encoding META domain-containing protein, whose protein sequence is MGYVLRSLLAMLPVVSLAAPAMARDENRLANTQWVLVAIVEGDEASLPVEGTEVTLEFRNDGIAAGRACNLYQGQYTVEGNALSFGDMATTLMLCPEEESAQEGRYYGALRSADSFEFRGRQLEIEYGDGKGTLVFARDR, encoded by the coding sequence ATGGGATACGTTCTGCGATCGTTGCTCGCGATGCTTCCTGTCGTCTCGCTCGCCGCCCCGGCGATGGCGCGCGACGAGAACAGGCTCGCGAACACGCAATGGGTGCTCGTGGCCATCGTCGAGGGAGACGAAGCGAGTCTTCCCGTCGAGGGGACCGAGGTCACGCTCGAGTTCAGGAACGACGGCATTGCAGCGGGCAGAGCCTGCAACCTGTACCAGGGCCAGTACACGGTCGAGGGCAACGCGCTCTCGTTCGGAGACATGGCGACCACGCTCATGCTGTGCCCCGAGGAGGAGTCGGCGCAGGAGGGGCGATATTACGGGGCGTTGCGGTCCGCCGATTCCTTCGAGTTCAGGGGGCGCCAGCTCGAGATCGAGTATGGCGATGGGAAGGGCACGCTCGTCTTCGCCAGAGACAGGTAA
- a CDS encoding DUF962 domain-containing protein, with translation MSDKRIESFEEFWPFYVREHSKKSTRIMHFVGTTAAGGTAVAALVLKRPSLVLLGLALGYGPAWISHFFIEKNRPASFKYPLWSFKADWIMWSKIIAGTMDAEVERVMAGNGAEAVTEEHTAPATTNGTTVH, from the coding sequence ATGTCGGACAAGCGTATCGAGAGCTTCGAGGAGTTCTGGCCCTTCTACGTGCGCGAGCATTCCAAGAAGTCGACCCGGATCATGCACTTCGTCGGCACCACCGCCGCCGGAGGCACGGCCGTCGCCGCCCTCGTGCTCAAGCGCCCCTCGCTCGTCCTGCTCGGGCTCGCGCTCGGCTACGGGCCGGCGTGGATCTCGCACTTCTTCATCGAAAAGAACCGCCCCGCGAGCTTCAAATACCCGCTCTGGTCCTTCAAGGCCGACTGGATCATGTGGAGCAAGATCATCGCCGGCACCATGGACGCCGAGGTCGAGCGCGTCATGGCCGGCAACGGCGCCGAAGCGGTGACCGAGGAGCACACGGCGCCCGCCACGACGAACGGCACCACCGTGCATTGA